ACACAGACTAGCGTCATGTGTTGAACGTGCAAAGAGgagaaaaatgaatatacattgtattgtgtacatacacagaaaACTATGGAAGAGTCAACTGCTGCAAAAGGTATATAACCACACATTCTGAAACACCTTACGTTATACAGACCACCCCCACATCATAATCCATAACTTATAACACATATTGCACCTATTCCTAACACAGCCCCCATACACACAGCTAAAATCTGCTTTCTTTCACTGATGCCCTGACCCGCCTGATGTGCACGATCAAACAACTATTGTAGATtaacataccaaaaaaaaaaaaaaaaaaaaaatccatacatacatttacatcaTTATGAATCAAATGTGTCTTTTCCAATATACTGTGAGGAATCATGGGATATTTccaatacaaataaaaaaagaatgtgtttcTGTTAATACTTCATTTCAGATACCATAAAAactatttattatttttaagCTTAAACACAGAAGCACAAAATAAACTTATCGGGTGAGTTCATAACAAAAAATacgtacaaaacaaaaactgaaagacaaaaaaagaatatatatatcatatatttcaacaacaaaaaaccaaccaaaTTTCATAATCCAGCAATCAAATCGTGGCAAAGTTCGTACCACTTTACACCAAAGGAAAAGTACCAAAGCCAGAATACTttgatagacagacagattaCGAAATTCATGACTCATGGATGATGAGTATCGGCATTGTCAAGCAATATATAAAATGAGTTTTATAAATGGAAAATTATAAACATATACTACATACAAGTTTTGATGCCCATTCATAGACCTGCGCCGCAGGGGTTGTGTATGCCTATTATTACATTATTCCCCAAACCACGGTGGTACATGCAGCAAATATCAGCTTTTAACTGATTCGAGCTGAAAGGCATTTTCCTCTAAATAATGTACCATTTAGAGCACTAATATCGCAAAATAAATGTTGTAACTGGCTCTGATTTACCTTTGAAATAGTCAATCATCAATGAATTACTTCAACTTGAGTAAGGTCATAACAAGTGTATGAATATTCAGGTGAGTAGGCGCGGCACATGCATGTGCAGTCCGTTAACACACATGTAAACTTGATTCATTACGATATTGTACTCACTTAGAGTATCCCATTAAAGAGTCCATTCTTCTAAAATGCTGCTGCACGACAAAATCGTCTATCACATTTCACATTAGATCGCATCAAATATGTAGAGTCTATCAGGAGTGCAGAAAGCTATCTCACCACTGTTAAACTCTTGTAAATAATACCAACCTCTTTTCTctggtttttgtattttgaaatcagTGGTGATATTGTGAAGGTACTTGAAATTTCTCGTGTATCGATCGATATTGACAAGACCCTCCTCGCGTTTCACCCAGGCTACAATGACCGAATCATCTCGACAAACAGCTGAGTAACGATAGGCATACACACCCTCTTCCTTCTTCAAGACGTTCTCCTTCTTCCCATTACCATCAAAGCACACGACAGCTGATGCATCGTTCAGTATCAGTTTCCCCATGGTGTGACAGGAGAAGAGTTGCACAGGTGTATATCCACCACACATCATTTCCCTGACTGCCTTACCGCCCTGTGAGATAAAAACATGGATCTTTTTGGGCTTCCTATAACCCACGTAGATATTATCATCTCTATCCACAGTGAGACCACCAAGACCTCCTTCATCATGACTCATCGTCTCGAACGTGACGTCAAGCTTCTCCCATTGTGGAGTGTATAGTGACATCTTGTTGTGCATATCACATACAACACTCCGACCATCAGACAGGAACCTCATTTCTTGAATATTTTCATCCTTCAGTACTGTCTGCTTTAGCTCGCCATCAGAAGAGTAGAGATGGATTCCGCCTAAATGCGAACCCACCGCCATCTCACCGTCCGGTGCATGAGTGATACAGTTCATGCAGTTTTTGACTGGGAGTTCTACGTCCGCTATGACATCCCACGTGTAACCTTCCAGCTCGCCAAgatgaagttcattgaccttcacgtatctgcaaaatgaaatctTCTTAGCTCGTTCTGCAAAACCTCTCGGTGATTGGTCGTCAGGATCAGCTCGTCCCAGAAAGCTTTTCAAGTTCTCGCACAGCGTGTCATGGGCAAACAATGAGTCTTTCTCTAGCGGTACCTTCACACCGTTAGTTACCAGCTCTTCCATTGCGTCCATTTGATAAATTGTGTGGTGACTCTCTTCTTCCATGACTTGTAATTTCTTCTCGAATTTTTCAGACAATCGCTTCACTTCACATTTCAGAGCATCTCTTCTGGCTGACAATAGTTGCATGTATTCATCGTAGGTCTTGTCAATATCATTAGTGAGTTTTCTCATCACGTTTGCTATTTCATCGCGTTGTGTCTCTACGAAATCGATATGATT
Above is a window of Diadema setosum chromosome 4, eeDiaSeto1, whole genome shotgun sequence DNA encoding:
- the LOC140226794 gene encoding uncharacterized protein, with product MATFHQISSQNLECPICLTLFNQPKSLACSHTFCKDCLERIFQTQPNQQTISCPVCRKGTPLPSRDVRKLQTIVPLSSLVDEVKTQNPTCTVCEMDEKPPAVSYCQDCGKYMCKSCDSKHSSWTPFSTHTVVAMSEILSGKVSLKRRRKCKKHPNDDEECFCIGCREYVCCKCGMLRHLQAGHQIEEAAIHEEKLMENIKELQERAKSKKTTIENHIDFVETQRDEIANVMRKLTNDIDKTYDEYMQLLSARRDALKCEVKRLSEKFEKKLQVMEEESHHTIYQMDAMEELVTNGVKVPLEKDSLFAHDTLCENLKSFLGRADPDDQSPRGFAERAKKISFCRYVKVNELHLGELEGYTWDVIADVELPVKNCMNCITHAPDGEMAVGSHLGGIHLYSSDGELKQTVLKDENIQEMRFLSDGRSVVCDMHNKMSLYTPQWEKLDVTFETMSHDEGGLGGLTVDRDDNIYVGYRKPKKIHVFISQGGKAVREMMCGGYTPVQLFSCHTMGKLILNDASAVVCFDGNGKKENVLKKEEGVYAYRYSAVCRDDSVIVAWVKREEGLVNIDRYTRNFKYLHNITTDFKIQKPEKRGWYYLQEFNSGEIAFCTPDRLYIFDAI